The Glycine max cultivar Williams 82 chromosome 3, Glycine_max_v4.0, whole genome shotgun sequence sequence GACATGGtaaattttcaaacttttttaCACATACGTGAGATGTATGAACACACACCTTGTGTGTTATTTATGATCTCCTAAAATAATTAGTAAATGTTCTAATGGAAAACAACTATGCATTTTATTCACAGACAGCCATATATACTTAAGCAATAAGTATAATTCCTTTTTTAAATCTCCTCAACTAACCTCTTAAACCTCTAAAAGATAGCAGGCGTTTAGTTTATATCTATATATGTAGGACTAGAATGCAGGTTATGAGCCCTCCAAGATTCTTAAATTCCTATTACCTAGATATGTGAGAGAATTCTTAAAATAGTGTATTCTTTTGTTTCAGAACCTTCAAATGTCCTTATAGTAGAGGgcataaaaaaagaagttgaaAAACAGAAAGCTGCAAGTAATTATTTAGGCAAATTAAAATACAGCTGAGTTTGAGCTTACACTGATTGGACCCAATAATGAAGAGCTCTGTCTGgagtttattttgtttgatgaagTCCACAAAGTGACTCAATTCAATGGGATTGGCTCTCATCCCTTCTTGCTCAGCACTGCCAGCATCAAATAACTCAATTGATAAATCCAATATTTCTAGAAATAACAAAGAAAATTCCGAATATGCAATAGAAGTGCCACAACAAAGGCAGCATGAAGTTTACCAGGCAGTTTGTGCAATTTTtcagaaataaattattaaacttcTTCAACCACTGACAGTACTAAAGagattttcaaaaaagaaaaacacagaaTAACTGACAATGTTACAACCACTTTTGTgtttagattaaaaacaatgtagCAATAACAATACAGCTTCTTCTTAACAgctttgctaaaaaaaaaaaaaaaacctaaaattgATAACaagaatgaaacaaaataaGCCTTCTTACATGGTAGATAATAATCGAGATGGTCCAGTCGGGTCATAATTAATAAGCAAAGCAGCTTTTAACGGATGACCTAGAAGATACGAGGATCAGATAAATCTCACCAATCTGACAATATgtacaatttaatttttcaaacagTTTGTATGCATATCAGCGTGGCTTGAAAGCAAGATGTTGCTGACCAGAATAACCAATGTTCGTAGAAGCCCACTTATCCCAGGTTTTATGCACAAAAGCCCAATCCATTGCGTTGATTGCGtctgaaaagaagaagaagttgaaaaAGGAATATAGTTTAGGGATTAGATTAGAGTAACCTTGTTTGCAGTTTAACTggaagaaaagagataattgATGATGTTACAGAGTAGGAAAAAGGGGTATTGATCTGTAATGTATATAGCTAGCCAGGATGACAAATAGAAGAAGCATTAAGTCAAATCAAAACCTTGATACAGTACAGGAAGATGCAGAGAGTGCCCTGCCCTTAACCACTTCAAGAACACAGCGTTTGAATCTCAAGTGCGGTACGGGTGCCAGGAGTACAATA is a genomic window containing:
- the LOC100802211 gene encoding uncharacterized protein LOC100802211 — its product is MDWAFVHKTWDKWASTNIGYSGHPLKAALLINYDPTGPSRLLSTIAEQEGMRANPIELSHFVDFIKQNKLQTELFIIGSNQYLITSIHENWFSARCINTSKPAGEGAIVIQTAAYILVAMYEGSIGPASRAMAAADQLTWQLGRKNL